A portion of the Chondrinema litorale genome contains these proteins:
- the ruvB gene encoding Holliday junction branch migration DNA helicase RuvB, whose product MREDYLRGDDENFSDEEKDLEKSLRPLSFGDFTGQDKIVENLKIFVQAALKRSESLDHVLLHGPPGLGKTTLSHIIANELNASIKITSGPVLEKPGDLAGLLTNLEDNDVLFIDEIHRLNPVIEEYLYSAMEDYRIDIVLDSGPNARTIQITLNPFTLIGATTRSGLLTSPLRARFGINARLEYYDAKLLATIVNRSAAILDSPIEKDAAFEIARRSRGTPRIANNLLRRTRDFAQIKGDGTITLAIAKYALDALNVDHNGLDEMDNRILKTIIEKFKGGPVGISTIATACGEEGETIEEVYEPFLIKEGYIKRTSRGREATVLAYQHLNIIPPNQMRTLFD is encoded by the coding sequence ATGCGAGAAGATTATCTTCGTGGAGATGATGAGAATTTTTCTGATGAGGAAAAAGACCTTGAGAAATCATTAAGGCCTCTATCCTTTGGTGATTTTACCGGACAAGATAAGATCGTAGAGAATTTAAAGATTTTTGTTCAGGCAGCATTAAAAAGGTCTGAATCTCTCGATCATGTTTTGCTACATGGCCCTCCGGGGTTGGGGAAAACTACGCTTTCTCACATCATTGCCAATGAGCTAAATGCAAGTATTAAAATAACTTCGGGACCAGTATTAGAGAAACCGGGCGATCTTGCAGGTTTGCTTACTAACCTAGAAGACAATGATGTTTTATTTATAGATGAAATACACAGGTTAAATCCAGTAATTGAAGAATACTTGTATTCTGCAATGGAAGATTACCGAATTGATATTGTATTGGACTCTGGACCAAATGCGCGAACTATACAGATTACGCTTAATCCATTTACTCTAATTGGTGCTACTACTCGATCTGGTTTGTTAACCTCACCATTGCGCGCTCGTTTTGGTATTAATGCAAGATTAGAATATTACGATGCAAAATTGCTTGCTACCATTGTTAATCGTTCTGCGGCAATTCTAGATTCTCCAATAGAAAAAGATGCTGCATTTGAAATTGCTCGTAGAAGTCGTGGTACTCCCCGTATTGCCAATAATTTATTGAGAAGAACAAGAGATTTTGCTCAAATAAAAGGTGATGGTACTATTACTTTAGCTATAGCAAAATATGCTTTGGATGCCTTAAATGTAGACCACAATGGTTTAGACGAAATGGATAATCGTATTCTTAAGACTATTATTGAGAAGTTTAAAGGTGGTCCTGTTGGTATTTCTACCATTGCCACAGCTTGTGGCGAAGAAGGAGAAACCATAGAAGAAGTTTATGAGCCTTTCTTAATTAAAGAAGGATACATTAAAAGAACTTCTAGAGGTAGAGAAGCAACTGTACTTGCCTATCAGCATCTCAATATTATTCCACCAAACCAAATGCGTACTTTATTCGATTAA
- a CDS encoding arginine deiminase family protein — MTSQNEIHVNSEIGRLRRLIIHSPDAGLGKVIPSKAQDWLFEDIIHLEAMRSKEYDLYVKLLLYFLDPGKVKGKLQKIDNPNNNRNFYKPGKPEYFNSDKVLDPQSLLTEILKDKTVKDKLVAAICAFEDVSYTLQKILYDLDPTELANTLISGILPDDRMIFPPVPNFIFTRDIAVIVNKHILLTKPATRARSRERILIAYIMYNHDVFKDYRDNIIEITNTEEHFLYDDDEKASKTVSLEGGDIMTIAPNHLLIGLSERTSLHAVSRVIQALFAKDVVEKVSVIKIPNKRAFMHIDTTFTQVKKNLWVIHAPFSKKHIYYATRDLIPALGEPKELFTVDITQFHKDHVDQPVKFEFLEDLLDNISTKDLKSKQETEFIYSGDGVFPFGHREQWTDSCNVLALKEGVVIAYDRNNKTAEGFRKKGFDVIDAEELIKKLDREEVKPEKLENTLILLPSAELSRARGGSHCLSMPLLRESIF, encoded by the coding sequence ATGACTTCTCAAAACGAAATACATGTCAATTCAGAAATAGGAAGATTAAGAAGGTTGATCATTCACAGTCCAGATGCTGGGTTAGGGAAGGTGATTCCCAGTAAAGCTCAAGATTGGCTGTTTGAAGATATTATCCATCTAGAAGCTATGCGTTCAAAAGAATATGATTTGTACGTAAAGTTACTGTTGTATTTTCTTGACCCTGGAAAGGTAAAAGGTAAGTTACAGAAAATAGATAACCCAAATAATAATAGAAATTTTTATAAGCCTGGAAAGCCAGAGTATTTCAATTCAGACAAAGTTTTAGATCCACAATCTTTACTTACAGAAATACTTAAAGATAAAACTGTAAAAGATAAACTGGTTGCTGCTATTTGTGCTTTTGAAGATGTATCATACACTTTGCAAAAGATACTTTACGACCTTGATCCAACAGAACTTGCGAATACTCTTATATCGGGTATCTTACCAGATGATAGAATGATTTTTCCTCCGGTACCCAATTTTATTTTTACCAGAGATATCGCTGTAATTGTAAATAAACATATTCTTTTAACTAAGCCAGCAACTAGAGCACGCTCTAGAGAAAGAATACTCATCGCTTACATTATGTATAACCACGATGTGTTTAAAGATTACAGAGATAACATTATAGAAATTACCAATACAGAGGAGCACTTTTTATACGATGATGACGAAAAGGCTTCTAAAACTGTAAGTCTAGAAGGTGGCGATATAATGACAATTGCCCCAAATCATTTATTAATAGGTCTTAGCGAAAGAACATCTCTGCATGCTGTAAGTCGTGTAATTCAAGCCTTGTTTGCAAAAGATGTTGTAGAAAAAGTGTCTGTGATAAAAATACCTAATAAAAGAGCATTTATGCATATAGATACTACTTTTACACAGGTAAAAAAGAATCTTTGGGTAATACATGCACCATTTTCTAAAAAGCATATTTACTATGCAACTAGAGATTTAATACCTGCCTTAGGTGAACCAAAAGAACTCTTTACTGTAGATATTACCCAATTCCATAAAGATCATGTAGATCAGCCAGTAAAATTTGAGTTTTTAGAAGATTTGCTAGACAACATCAGTACTAAAGATTTAAAAAGTAAACAAGAAACCGAATTTATCTATTCTGGCGATGGTGTTTTTCCTTTTGGCCATAGAGAACAATGGACAGATTCCTGCAATGTATTGGCTTTAAAAGAAGGGGTTGTTATAGCTTATGACAGAAACAATAAAACTGCAGAAGGTTTTAGAAAAAAAGGTTTTGATGTAATCGATGCAGAAGAGCTAATTAAAAAATTGGATAGGGAAGAGGTAAAGCCTGAAAAACTAGAAAACACATTAATCCTATTACCTTCTGCCGAATTGTCTAGAGCTCGTGGAGGTTCACATTGTTTAAGTATGCCATTATTAAGAGAAAGCATTTTTTAA
- the pckA gene encoding phosphoenolpyruvate carboxykinase (ATP), with amino-acid sequence MGQSKINRIANELHVSGIEYPSIFYNMPPAKLICDTIQKNQGVLSDNGALMVDTGKFTGRSPKDRYIVKDEITKNTVWWGNINQEFSQENYYRLKNKMTTFLSGRELYVRDAMAGADPRYALNVRIINTAPWQNLFCYNMFIRSTAEELLNFKPEFTVIAAPEFKANPAVDGTKAENFSIINFSDKTILIGGSAYTGEIKKGIFSVLNYILPQDKGVLSMHCSANRGKKNDTAIFFGLSGTGKTTLSADPERSLIGDDEHGWTDKGVFNFEGGCYAKVIDLSEEKEPQIWKAIKFGALLENTRFFPKTNKVDYQNSVVTENTRVSYPINHIDNASEPSVGRKPKNIFFLTCDAYGVLPPISKLSKEQAMYHFISGYTAKVAGTEEGITEPQTVFSACFGAPFMPLHPIKYAEMLGEKMVKENVNVWLVNTGWIGGAYGKGSRISLKYTRAMISAALKGELDDVKYTEHPIFGLHMPMSCTDVPTELLNPRKMWEKLPEGATAYDLHANKLAEAFRNNFQKFKTGLTAEVQAGGPKAKVAI; translated from the coding sequence ATGGGTCAGTCAAAAATCAACAGAATCGCCAATGAACTTCATGTATCAGGTATAGAGTATCCATCTATATTTTACAATATGCCACCTGCAAAATTGATTTGTGACACAATTCAGAAAAATCAAGGTGTTTTGTCTGATAATGGTGCGCTTATGGTAGATACCGGTAAGTTTACAGGTAGATCTCCTAAAGACAGATATATTGTAAAAGATGAGATTACAAAAAATACTGTTTGGTGGGGAAATATCAATCAAGAATTTAGTCAAGAAAATTACTACAGATTAAAAAACAAAATGACTACTTTCTTATCTGGTAGAGAGCTCTATGTAAGAGATGCAATGGCTGGTGCTGACCCTAGATATGCATTAAATGTAAGAATTATCAATACTGCTCCTTGGCAAAATTTATTCTGCTATAATATGTTCATCAGGTCAACGGCTGAAGAATTATTAAACTTTAAACCAGAATTTACTGTAATTGCAGCTCCTGAATTTAAAGCTAACCCAGCAGTTGACGGCACCAAAGCAGAAAACTTTTCTATCATCAACTTTTCTGATAAAACCATTCTAATTGGTGGTTCTGCTTATACTGGGGAAATTAAAAAAGGTATTTTTAGTGTATTAAACTACATTTTACCGCAAGATAAAGGAGTACTTTCAATGCATTGTAGCGCAAATAGAGGCAAGAAAAACGATACAGCTATTTTCTTTGGGTTGTCTGGTACTGGCAAAACTACCCTTTCTGCCGATCCAGAAAGAAGCTTAATAGGCGACGATGAACATGGCTGGACAGACAAAGGAGTATTTAACTTTGAAGGTGGTTGCTATGCAAAAGTGATTGATCTTTCAGAAGAAAAAGAACCTCAAATCTGGAAAGCCATCAAGTTTGGAGCTTTATTGGAAAACACTAGATTCTTCCCAAAAACTAATAAGGTTGATTATCAGAATAGTGTAGTCACAGAAAATACACGAGTCTCTTACCCTATCAATCATATTGACAATGCTTCTGAGCCATCTGTTGGTAGAAAGCCTAAAAATATATTCTTCCTTACTTGTGATGCCTACGGTGTGTTACCTCCAATTTCTAAGCTAAGTAAAGAGCAAGCAATGTATCACTTTATATCTGGCTATACAGCTAAAGTTGCAGGAACCGAAGAAGGAATTACAGAGCCACAAACTGTTTTTTCTGCTTGCTTTGGTGCACCATTTATGCCTTTACATCCTATTAAATATGCAGAAATGTTGGGTGAGAAAATGGTAAAAGAGAATGTAAATGTTTGGTTGGTAAACACTGGTTGGATTGGCGGTGCTTACGGCAAAGGTTCAAGAATAAGCTTAAAATATACTCGTGCGATGATCTCTGCTGCATTAAAAGGAGAACTAGACGATGTAAAATACACTGAGCATCCAATATTTGGATTGCATATGCCGATGAGCTGCACTGATGTTCCTACAGAATTATTGAACCCTAGAAAAATGTGGGAAAAATTACCAGAAGGTGCAACTGCTTATGATTTACATGCAAACAAACTGGCAGAAGCATTTAGAAACAACTTCCAAAAATTTAAAACAGGTTTAACTGCAGAAGTTCAAGCAGGTGGACCGAAAGCCAAAGTTGCCATTTAA
- the rfaD gene encoding ADP-glyceromanno-heptose 6-epimerase, translated as MIVVTGAAGFIGSCLVSRLNQDNFNNIIVVDDFSNPAKEANLKGKKIQEFVERESFFEWLDKNKETVEFIFHIGARTDTTEFDKSIFDKLNVSYSQKIWKACCDYQIPLVYASSAATYGLGELGYDDNEEVIPKLKPLNPYGDSKNEFDIWALKQEKKPFFWTGLKFFNVYGPNEYHKARMASVIFHAYKQINATDAMKLFRSHNPDFKDGEQQRDFIYVKDLLEVLIFLMHHRKDSGIYNLGTGKARTFLDLVKNTFSAMDKEENISFIDTPEDIRDKYQYFTEANMQKLLDIGYDKGFHSLEEGIKDYVQEYLMKDFKIY; from the coding sequence ATGATTGTAGTAACCGGTGCAGCCGGATTTATAGGAAGCTGCCTTGTAAGCAGATTAAATCAGGATAATTTTAATAATATTATAGTTGTAGATGACTTTAGCAACCCCGCTAAAGAAGCTAACTTAAAAGGAAAAAAAATACAGGAATTTGTAGAAAGAGAATCCTTTTTTGAATGGCTAGACAAAAACAAAGAAACCGTAGAGTTTATATTCCATATTGGTGCAAGAACAGATACTACTGAGTTCGACAAAAGCATTTTTGATAAGCTAAATGTATCCTACTCACAAAAAATCTGGAAAGCTTGCTGCGATTATCAGATTCCTTTGGTATATGCATCTTCTGCTGCTACTTATGGTTTAGGTGAGTTAGGTTATGATGACAATGAAGAAGTAATACCAAAACTCAAACCTTTAAACCCATATGGAGATTCTAAAAATGAGTTTGACATTTGGGCGCTAAAGCAAGAAAAGAAACCTTTCTTTTGGACTGGCTTAAAATTCTTTAATGTTTATGGTCCTAACGAATACCATAAAGCGAGAATGGCTTCGGTAATTTTCCATGCCTATAAGCAGATAAATGCTACCGATGCAATGAAGCTTTTTAGATCGCACAATCCCGACTTTAAAGATGGCGAACAGCAAAGAGACTTTATTTATGTAAAAGATTTATTAGAAGTATTAATATTCTTAATGCATCATAGAAAAGACTCTGGCATCTATAACTTAGGTACAGGTAAAGCAAGAACATTCTTAGATCTTGTAAAGAATACATTCTCTGCAATGGACAAAGAAGAAAACATTAGCTTTATCGATACTCCTGAAGACATTCGCGATAAATACCAATATTTTACCGAAGCTAATATGCAAAAACTATTAGATATCGGATACGATAAAGGTTTCCACTCACTCGAAGAAGGAATTAAAGATTATGTACAAGAATATTTGATGAAAGATTTTAAAATCTACTAA
- a CDS encoding CHAT domain-containing protein: MDKFLKLFFLIVTVAILSFLFYANGVKKERIKLPVREEFNFVNASLVSVDSDLYRVDNYESDQFREGDKFKANKKLNIAIEEYLKVRTYFKQHNNKVGEATALLKISDIYKIEWQFKDAIPYLDSALQIPLEEDNLSLSIKSRLLYNIGECYSYLDNAEEALKYHSQALEIKQKIYPEKHFEIATSLLAIGNAHRWIRYDYYNATKYFYLSAEILESHGKKVDNTILFRCYYSLAVTFRLKSDYEQALIYGKKAAKICCLFPRTDMEYFMERAYNVIANAYYNQNTPDSAIFYYNQAIQLNKKNQPKANSSLARYYHNLGELHRNADNYKLAEKYVSLAMNFYYSNNDSLEYAQLLSKKGLLEFKRGRTKVGLAHIKQSPYFIPNNKKQTNEASIVHFNSSLFYYFVDDLDKSLNEIQESLIASSESFSDKDYTANPLLSQLHLNKLLVERIIQKAKVLLKLYDNTNQKQYLYSALNTIQLADSSVTYLNKEKIYENSVLNNSDADQVALIGTKILSKLSVDELNEHQDQLVAFFDKNKHFLLQPTSGNELFSDSLLDQQQAIKYELNYQNNRLQKEKQKELPDSDLVSLLDEKIFELEKQKRTIEIQLNNREEAIDKGISTASMKALQNFCTDNNLQILEYLWSEDTLYTLSVSKDNFKLNKVELTEYLLKNLSIYKKIIKNPSPESQSKEALTLYENSAYEIFTQLVNPFLFEGNKVLVIPDGSLSSIPFESLVGKKVNKGPDDYKSLHYLINGYNINYAFSATWLLNQQLDQDISTPAALAFGYSDNEEIKNIQNGNLSRFRNAELSNLPGTVEEIKSIAQITQGKYYMGKSATEQKFKEEAGLFDIIHLGLHGISDENNKLNTYIVFRQSDVDASNETVFDASYDTNFKNSNTRSAKNRNSQDTSLSNNETEDGYLYPWELYRLKLKNRLTVLSACETGLGKMYSGDGIYSMGRGFAIAGSESIILSLWKVNDYTGSQIISSFYNYLGEGNDIDFSLRKAKLQYLSKADEISAHPAYWATYVSIGNTQPLFKKKFSTLNTVLIFVFFVGLIILVTKYFKVIKKAQHPA, from the coding sequence ATGGATAAATTCCTGAAACTATTTTTTTTAATTGTTACAGTAGCAATATTATCTTTTTTATTTTATGCCAATGGCGTTAAAAAGGAAAGAATTAAACTACCAGTAAGAGAAGAATTCAATTTTGTAAATGCCTCGCTTGTGAGTGTTGATTCTGATTTATACAGAGTTGATAATTACGAAAGTGATCAATTTAGAGAGGGAGATAAATTTAAAGCTAATAAGAAATTAAATATTGCAATAGAAGAATATCTTAAAGTAAGAACATATTTTAAGCAGCATAATAACAAAGTAGGAGAGGCAACTGCTTTACTTAAAATTTCTGATATTTATAAGATAGAGTGGCAATTTAAAGATGCCATTCCATATTTAGATTCTGCACTTCAAATTCCCTTAGAAGAAGATAACCTTTCTCTTTCAATAAAATCCCGCTTACTTTATAATATTGGTGAATGCTACAGTTATCTAGATAATGCAGAAGAAGCATTAAAATATCATTCGCAAGCGCTAGAAATTAAGCAAAAGATTTATCCAGAAAAGCATTTTGAGATTGCAACAAGTTTGTTAGCCATAGGAAATGCACATCGCTGGATACGGTATGACTATTACAATGCCACCAAATATTTTTATTTATCTGCAGAGATTTTAGAAAGTCATGGAAAAAAGGTTGATAATACAATTCTTTTTAGATGTTACTACAGCTTAGCAGTAACTTTTAGGTTAAAGAGTGATTACGAACAAGCCTTGATTTATGGTAAAAAAGCGGCTAAAATTTGCTGCCTTTTCCCTAGAACCGATATGGAATATTTTATGGAAAGGGCATACAATGTAATTGCCAATGCTTACTATAATCAGAATACTCCCGACTCAGCTATATTTTATTACAATCAGGCTATACAGCTTAATAAGAAAAATCAGCCTAAAGCCAATAGTAGCCTAGCAAGGTATTACCATAATCTAGGGGAGTTGCATAGGAATGCAGATAATTATAAGCTAGCAGAGAAATATGTTTCTCTAGCAATGAATTTTTATTATTCTAATAATGATTCTCTAGAATATGCACAGCTGTTAAGTAAGAAAGGTCTATTAGAATTTAAAAGAGGGAGAACAAAAGTAGGTTTAGCACACATTAAACAAAGCCCATATTTTATCCCCAATAATAAAAAACAAACAAACGAAGCTAGCATAGTTCATTTCAATAGCTCACTCTTTTATTATTTTGTAGATGATCTAGATAAATCATTAAATGAAATTCAGGAATCTCTAATTGCTAGCTCAGAAAGTTTTAGTGACAAAGATTATACAGCAAATCCATTGCTAAGTCAACTACATCTAAATAAGCTTTTGGTAGAACGTATTATTCAAAAAGCTAAAGTTTTATTGAAGTTATATGACAATACAAATCAAAAACAATATTTGTATTCAGCATTAAACACTATACAGTTAGCAGATTCTTCGGTTACTTATCTCAATAAAGAAAAGATATATGAAAATTCTGTATTGAATAATTCAGATGCAGACCAAGTAGCTTTAATCGGAACTAAAATTCTTTCTAAACTTTCAGTAGACGAATTAAATGAACACCAAGATCAGCTTGTAGCATTTTTTGATAAAAATAAACACTTTCTCTTACAGCCAACTAGTGGGAATGAGCTCTTTAGTGATAGTTTATTAGACCAACAACAAGCTATTAAATATGAGTTAAATTATCAGAATAATAGGCTGCAAAAGGAGAAGCAGAAAGAATTACCAGATTCGGATTTAGTAAGTTTGTTAGACGAAAAGATATTTGAACTTGAAAAGCAAAAACGAACTATAGAAATTCAATTGAACAATAGAGAAGAAGCTATCGATAAAGGAATTTCGACTGCAAGTATGAAAGCCTTACAAAACTTTTGTACTGATAATAACTTGCAAATATTAGAATATCTATGGTCTGAAGACACTCTATATACGCTTAGTGTCTCTAAAGACAACTTCAAATTAAATAAAGTAGAATTAACCGAATATTTACTCAAAAACCTGAGTATTTATAAAAAAATAATCAAGAATCCATCTCCAGAAAGTCAAAGTAAAGAGGCACTAACGCTGTATGAAAATAGTGCTTATGAGATATTTACTCAGTTAGTTAATCCATTTTTATTTGAAGGAAATAAAGTTTTAGTAATTCCAGATGGATCATTATCTTCCATTCCATTTGAGAGTTTAGTAGGGAAAAAGGTTAACAAAGGTCCCGATGACTATAAAAGCCTGCATTATTTAATAAATGGATATAATATAAACTATGCCTTTTCTGCTACTTGGTTGTTAAATCAACAACTAGATCAAGATATATCTACACCAGCAGCACTTGCTTTTGGTTATAGCGATAATGAGGAAATCAAAAATATTCAGAATGGAAATTTATCGAGGTTTAGAAATGCCGAATTATCTAATTTGCCTGGAACAGTAGAAGAAATAAAGTCTATTGCACAGATTACTCAGGGTAAATATTATATGGGTAAGTCTGCAACCGAACAAAAATTTAAAGAGGAAGCTGGACTTTTTGATATTATCCATTTAGGCTTACATGGTATTTCAGATGAAAATAATAAGCTCAATACCTATATTGTCTTTAGACAGAGTGATGTAGATGCTTCGAACGAAACTGTATTTGATGCTTCTTACGATACCAATTTTAAAAATTCAAATACTCGATCTGCAAAAAATAGGAACTCACAAGATACATCTTTAAGTAATAATGAAACCGAAGATGGATATCTGTATCCTTGGGAATTGTACAGATTAAAACTTAAAAATAGGCTAACTGTGTTGAGTGCTTGTGAAACTGGCTTGGGTAAAATGTATAGTGGGGATGGAATTTATAGTATGGGTAGGGGATTTGCCATTGCTGGTTCAGAGTCAATTATTTTAAGTTTATGGAAGGTGAATGACTATACAGGTTCTCAAATAATCTCATCATTTTATAATTACTTGGGAGAAGGCAATGACATCGATTTTTCATTAAGAAAAGCTAAACTTCAATATTTATCTAAGGCTGATGAAATTAGTGCGCATCCAGCTTATTGGGCAACTTATGTTTCTATTGGCAATACGCAACCTTTATTTAAAAAGAAATTTAGCACTTTAAATACAGTTTTAATATTCGTCTTTTTTGTTGGTTTAATCATTTTGGTGACTAAATATTTTAAAGTCATAAAAAAAGCACAACATCCTGCTTAA
- the cmk gene encoding (d)CMP kinase has product MKKIVIAIDGHAGCGKSTTARLVASKINYLFVDSGAMYRAITLYVLQNEISTDNSNEIIKYLENITLSFEINPETRKNEIILNGKNVEGEIRGLRVSNNVSKISAIKEVRSFLVKQQQELGKQKGIIMDGRDIGTVVFPNAEIKIFMTASIEARAARRIEELKNKGESFSEEDIIKNLEERDHLDSTRKESPLKKAEDAIVIDTSQLTIDQQVDKVIALVETKTESL; this is encoded by the coding sequence ATGAAAAAAATTGTAATTGCTATCGATGGGCATGCAGGATGCGGAAAAAGCACCACTGCTAGGTTAGTTGCTTCTAAAATAAATTACCTCTTTGTTGATTCAGGCGCCATGTATAGGGCAATTACGCTCTATGTACTTCAAAATGAAATTTCTACAGACAACTCTAATGAGATTATAAAATATCTAGAAAACATTACACTTTCATTTGAGATTAATCCTGAAACCAGAAAAAATGAAATAATTCTGAATGGAAAAAATGTAGAAGGAGAAATTAGAGGCTTAAGAGTAAGTAACAATGTGAGTAAAATTAGTGCAATTAAAGAAGTAAGAAGCTTTTTAGTAAAACAACAGCAAGAGCTAGGAAAACAGAAAGGGATAATAATGGACGGCAGAGATATAGGTACTGTGGTTTTCCCTAATGCAGAAATAAAAATTTTTATGACTGCCAGCATTGAAGCTCGTGCAGCAAGAAGAATAGAAGAACTTAAAAATAAAGGTGAATCATTTAGTGAAGAGGACATTATAAAAAACCTAGAAGAAAGAGATCATCTAGACTCTACCAGAAAGGAAAGTCCTCTAAAAAAAGCTGAAGATGCTATAGTTATAGATACTTCGCAGCTTACCATTGACCAACAGGTTGATAAAGTAATAGCTTTAGTTGAAACTAAAACTGAAAGTTTATAA
- a CDS encoding 4-hydroxy-3-methylbut-2-enyl diphosphate reductase: MEITIDNKAGYCFGVEYAIQMAEQEMEDNGQLYCLGDIVHNSMEVERLNKKGLQIIDRDELKQLRNCKVLIRAHGEPPETYKLAIENNIELVDASCPVVLKLQNRVKHAFDRISDIEGQIVIYGKKGHAEVIGLNGQTNNSAIVISSKEDLDQLDYTKPITLFSQTTKSTKGFYEIKAEIEKRQQEAINGKDNTAEFVANDSICRQVSNREPQMDKFSQENDVIVFVSGKKSSNGKSLFNVCLRNNSRSYFIENESEVNPSWFNPNDKIGISGATSTPMWLMQNVADYIRDLSCEPVK; the protein is encoded by the coding sequence ATGGAAATTACAATAGATAATAAGGCAGGTTACTGTTTTGGTGTAGAATACGCTATACAAATGGCCGAGCAAGAAATGGAAGATAATGGCCAGTTATATTGTTTAGGCGATATTGTTCATAACAGTATGGAAGTTGAAAGACTCAATAAAAAAGGCCTGCAAATAATTGATAGAGATGAGTTAAAACAGCTCAGAAACTGTAAAGTCTTAATAAGAGCACATGGTGAGCCACCAGAAACTTACAAACTCGCTATAGAAAACAATATTGAATTGGTGGATGCTTCTTGTCCTGTAGTTTTAAAGCTACAAAACAGAGTTAAACATGCATTCGATAGAATTAGTGATATTGAAGGCCAGATTGTAATCTATGGTAAAAAAGGACATGCAGAGGTAATTGGTTTAAATGGGCAAACAAATAATTCAGCGATAGTTATTTCTTCAAAAGAAGACCTAGACCAGCTGGATTACACCAAGCCTATCACACTTTTTAGCCAAACTACAAAAAGCACGAAAGGCTTTTATGAAATTAAGGCAGAAATAGAAAAAAGACAACAAGAAGCCATCAATGGCAAAGATAATACTGCTGAGTTTGTAGCTAATGATAGTATATGCAGACAAGTATCTAATAGAGAGCCACAAATGGACAAATTTTCACAAGAAAACGATGTAATTGTTTTTGTAAGTGGAAAGAAAAGCTCAAATGGCAAGTCACTATTTAATGTCTGCCTAAGAAATAATTCAAGAAGTTATTTTATTGAGAATGAATCGGAAGTTAATCCTTCTTGGTTTAATCCAAATGATAAAATTGGAATTTCTGGAGCCACTTCAACTCCAATGTGGTTAATGCAAAACGTAGCCGATTACATACGTGATCTTTCCTGTGAACCTGTAAAATAA